In the Terriglobus sp. RCC_193 genome, TACGGCACACCCTCCGACAAGATGAAGCGCGTCTTCGACACGGTGCACAAGGCGCAGGCTGCCGCGCGCGATGCCGCCAAGTCAGGCAATGAATGCCAGGCCGTGGACAAGGCCGCGCGAGACATCATCACCGCTGCCGGTTTCGGCCCGGATTACAAGACGTTCACACATCGCCTCGGCCACGGTATCGGCATGGACGGCCACGAATGGCCTTACCTTGTACGCGGCAATAAGACCATCCTCGAAACAGGCATGTGCTTCAGCGACGAACCCGGCATCTACCTTCCAAACGAGTTCGGTGTCCGCCTTGAGGACTGCATGCATATCACACCGGGCGGCGGTGTTCTCTTCACGCCGCAGAGTCCGTCTCTGACGGAGCCATTTTCGGTCTGACAATAAGTCGGGTCCGAAAACGGGAAGGGTGCTTTCCCGCAGCCCTTTGGCGTAGGCTTGTCCGTGCATGATAATCACGTACATGCGCCGCCTTGTGCCGCGAACCTTTTTTGCCCAGCTTGTACTCGGAATTATCCTTGCGCAAACACTTGTGCTCGGCGGATATCTCTATTACGTCGTCGCTACTACCAGACAGGTATCGCGCAAGAACCTGGAAGCACGCATCTCCAGCCAGATTGACCGACTGGCCGCTGCCTGTACCGAACGGATTCGGCGCAGTGATTACGAGGCCCTCCATGAGCTCCTGGAGTTGGCAGAGATCGCGCCCAGCATCCAGTCCACGCGGTTAACGGACCTTGCTGGCAACACCGTCGCTGCCAGCAAGGGCGGCATGAATCGCGAACTGGACGAGCAGGAACGGAAAATTCTTCCTACCGTTACCGGGCAGCACATCTTCCGTGCGAAAAGCGGCCAGGTGGAGGCCGTCACACCGCTGCTGGAAAATGGCAAACCCGTAGCTCTGCTGTGGTTGGAGCCTAACCCGGTTTCCGCAACCAACACGGTCAGTCCGATTGTCCGCATGGCGCTCATGTATGGTGCACTGGCGCTTCTGGCCAACCTGTTGCCCATCTTCCTGATCGTTCGCCGCATGACAAAGCCTATTCGGACGTTGAGCCTGGCGACGCACCGCGTATTACGTGGCACCCTGCCCAATCCTGAGTTTCCATTACCCGTCTCGGTACAAAATGAAGCCGGCGTATTGACGGAAAACTTCAACACCATGGTCCGTGAACTGGAAGAGCAGCGCAGCGGCCTGCTGGAAACACTGGCATTGCTCGACTCCATGCTGGGCAACGCGCCCATCGGATTTGCCTTTCTGGATGCGAACTTTCAGATTGTGCGCCAGAACGACTTCTTCTCCGTCATGTTCGGCACGCAGGACGCGGATGGCGGCGTCCTGGCCGGTTCTTTAGCCGCAGACGTAAGGGCCCGCGTCGCAGAGGTTTTTAAAACAGGGCAGGGCATTCGTAATCTTGAACTGCGGAATGGGCGCGAGGACTCGCCGCGTGCCTGGTTGATGCAGTTCTATCCGGTGCGAACCTCCACGGAAAATGTGCGCTGGGTAGGCGTCGTCTGCAGCGAAATCACAGAACGCCTGAAGGCCGAAGAGACGCTGCGGCGCACCGAAAAGCTGGCCGCTGCAGGTCGCCTGGCAGCCAGCGTGGCGCATGAGATCAATAACCCGCTGGAATCCGTCACGAACCTGCTCTACATCCTTCGCCATCATCAGCCGATGGATGTCAGCGCGCTGGGATTCATCGAGATGGCGCAGGAAGAACTCACACGCGTAGCGCAGGTAACGCAACAGACGCTGCGTTTCTATCGGCAATCGGTCTCACGAGCCCGGGTCGATCTGAATGAGATTGTGGATTCAGTATTCGCGCTTTACCAGCCACGTCTGCTGCGTGCCAACATCAACGTCCTGCGCGAAAGTCGTGGCGACGTCTCCCTTGTCTGTTTTGCCGGGGAAATGCGGCAGCTTCTGGCAAATCTGGTGGCCAACTCGCTGGACGCCATGTCAGGTGGAGGAACGCTGTCCATCCGTATACGCCGCACGGCAATTGCTTCCAATGGTCTGCTGCTGACGGTCGCAGACACGGGACATGGCATGTCGGTGGAGACCGCGCGCAAGGTCTTCGAAGCCTTCTTCACCACCAAGCATGCAACCGGCACAGGACTCGGCCTCTGGGTAAGTGAAGAGATCATTCGCAAACATCGGGGTTCCGTACGTCTCCGCACCCGCGAAGGCGAGCATTCCGGCACCTGTTTCTTCATGTTCTTTCCAGACGTGTCGGCAGAGGCGTGGAGCGACGGCGAACTGGATAGCTCTGCATCCGACGCTGTCCCAGTGAGCTAGAATCCACCTCAGGACAGAACGAAGGGCCAGCAAATGCTGGCCCTTACGTCGTAAATAGAAAGTCTTACTTTAAAGATCGAGCGGTGCATTTTCAATCGCGCGACGAACATTGCCATCTGACTTCTGCAGTCGGCGAACGGCTTCCATCTTATCGACGCTCGCCTTCAGCATCACCACCGCAATCGGAATGGACTTGCCGGCGGATTTGATGGTGCGAATCGCTGTTTCCCGATCGACGCCGGTAACGCGCTGCAGCACATTGATGCCGCGTTCCACCAGCTTTTCGTTCTTCATGTGCACGTTCACCATCAGGTTGTCGTACACATATCCAAGCCGGGTCATCGCTCCGGTCGTGATCATGTTCGTGATCATCTTTTGCGCGGTGGATGCCTTCAGGCGAGTGGACCCGCTGATGACTTCCGGCCCCACTTCGGCCACCATGCAGATATCGGCTGCATCTGCCAGTCGCGTCCCCTGATTGCAGACAATTGCCGCGGTCTGGGCGCCACGCAGGCGCGCATATTCCACCGCGCCCACGACATATGGAGTACGCCCGGACGCAGAGATGCCGATCACAATGTCTTTCCGGGTGGGGCGTCGCTTGGCAATGTCGCGCTGGCCCATATCAGGCGAGTCTTCATTCACATCCGCAGCGCTGGCCAGTGCCTTGGGGCCGCCGCACATGATGTACTGCACCTGCGCGGGTTGCGTGGAGAAGGTGGCTGGACATTCCGCCGCATCCAGCGAAGCAATGCGTCCAGACGAACCGGCACCCACGTAGATGAGCCGACCGCCATCGCGAAGACAGCGCGCCACCACGTCGATAACCTGCGCAATCTCCGGGAGTGCCTTCTTCACCGCTGCGGCGACTTTTGCATCTTCCGCATTGATGATGCGTGCGATCTCAAGAGCCGACTTGGTGTCGAACCCCTCAGAAGCTTCGTTTTGCCGCTCGGTGGCCAGGGAGCGGATGCCCTGCTTATCTTGCAGGGCCGTATTGTTCTGTTCTTCGATCATGAGTGCAGGCATGGATCTTCTGTGTCCTTCGCCATCGTCATTCTAGTCCAAGCTATTTCGATGCCGGGAAAATCCTTTCAGATATCTGCTGGAATCGCTCCAGAACTGTGACTATTGTGTCATCTCGCCCGTCTTATACAGTAGTAGAAGGGCAATGAACGACACAGAGCAGCAGAACGTGGAAGAGACAACTCCGGTACGCAAAGCCGTCTCCTGGGCATGGTTGAGAGACGTATTAGCCTCCGTTGCAGTCTCAGTTTTTATCATTCTGTTTCTGTACCAACCCGTCCGCGTGGAAGGCACCAGCATGGTGCCCATGTTGCAGGACCAGGATCGCCTGTTCATTAACAAGCTTGCCTATCACGTGGGAGAGATCCATCCCAGCGATGTGGTCGTCTTCCACTATCCCCGCGACCTCACCAAAAGTTATATCAAACGGGTCATTGCGCTTCCCGGCGACCGTTTGCGCATCGAGCATGGCCGCGTGTTCGTGAACGACAGGTTACTCAAGGAATCGTACGTCCCCTTGCGATTCGCAGATGAGCGCTCGCAGCCGGAGATGACCGTTCCGGCGAACGAATACTTTGTCATGGGCGATCACCGTTCCATCTCCTCGGACAGCCGCGACTTCGGCCCCGTGGACCGCACCCTGATTTACGGCAAGGCCAGCTTCGTCTATTGGCCCTTCGATCAGGCTGGCGTCGTTCACTAAAGTTCATTCGCGTGGGGAACCACGCAGGGAACACCCCTGCACATAAATTCATTTTCACAGGCCACGCTTCCGCGGTTCTCACAGAAAATTCCATCAATGGCTTTCTGCCAGTGGAGTTTCTCCCTTTTGAAGATGATTCGTAGCAGCATCCTTGCACTTCTTGCCGTTCTCGTTCTTACCGTTGCCGGAACTGTCGCTTCTGCCCAGCCGCGCCATCACCGTCATCACCGCGTCCATCACACTTATCGTCACGCACGCTAATCGAGCCGGGTTTTGGGACTGTCATCCTGAGCAAAGCGAAGGATCTCCACCCAGGCTTATTTTGTCGCAAATGCAAATGCCTTCCAGCCAAAATATGCAGGCTGGAAGGCATTTGCATTTGCGAGAGAACAGTGTCGGGACTCAATACTTCGTGTGAACGATCTTCGCAAAACAGGCCGGATCAAGGCTCGCGCCACCCACCAGAAGCCCGTCGATATCCGGTTGCGTCAATAATGCAGCGCTGTTTTCCGGCTTCACAGAACCACCGTAAAGAATGCGGGCATTGTTCGCAATCTCGGCGTTAAAGACCCATTCCAGTTGTGAACGGATGATACTGTGTACCTCATTTGCAATCTCAGGTGATGCCGTCGATCCTGTGCCGATAGCCCAAACCGGCTCATAGGCAATCACAATCTGCGTGGCATTTTCTGCAGGAATGTTGGACAGCGCGGCGCCCATCTGCGCCATGATGATGTCGCGCGTAAATCCGCCCTGCCGATCCACCAGTTGCTCACCCAGGCAAAGCACCGGAATCAGATCGTGCACGATGGCGGCCTTGATCTTCAGGTTCACGTGTTCATACGTCTCGTTGGCGTACAGACGGCGCTCGGAATGGCCCAGCAGCACATGTGTTGCGCCAATGCTGGTGAGCATGTTCGGCGAAGTCTGGCCGGTGTACGGACCTTCGTTGAGCCAGTGCATCGTCTGCGCAC is a window encoding:
- a CDS encoding PAS domain-containing sensor histidine kinase; amino-acid sequence: MRRLVPRTFFAQLVLGIILAQTLVLGGYLYYVVATTRQVSRKNLEARISSQIDRLAAACTERIRRSDYEALHELLELAEIAPSIQSTRLTDLAGNTVAASKGGMNRELDEQERKILPTVTGQHIFRAKSGQVEAVTPLLENGKPVALLWLEPNPVSATNTVSPIVRMALMYGALALLANLLPIFLIVRRMTKPIRTLSLATHRVLRGTLPNPEFPLPVSVQNEAGVLTENFNTMVRELEEQRSGLLETLALLDSMLGNAPIGFAFLDANFQIVRQNDFFSVMFGTQDADGGVLAGSLAADVRARVAEVFKTGQGIRNLELRNGREDSPRAWLMQFYPVRTSTENVRWVGVVCSEITERLKAEETLRRTEKLAAAGRLAASVAHEINNPLESVTNLLYILRHHQPMDVSALGFIEMAQEELTRVAQVTQQTLRFYRQSVSRARVDLNEIVDSVFALYQPRLLRANINVLRESRGDVSLVCFAGEMRQLLANLVANSLDAMSGGGTLSIRIRRTAIASNGLLLTVADTGHGMSVETARKVFEAFFTTKHATGTGLGLWVSEEIIRKHRGSVRLRTREGEHSGTCFFMFFPDVSAEAWSDGELDSSASDAVPVS
- the murQ gene encoding N-acetylmuramic acid 6-phosphate etherase, with product MPALMIEEQNNTALQDKQGIRSLATERQNEASEGFDTKSALEIARIINAEDAKVAAAVKKALPEIAQVIDVVARCLRDGGRLIYVGAGSSGRIASLDAAECPATFSTQPAQVQYIMCGGPKALASAADVNEDSPDMGQRDIAKRRPTRKDIVIGISASGRTPYVVGAVEYARLRGAQTAAIVCNQGTRLADAADICMVAEVGPEVISGSTRLKASTAQKMITNMITTGAMTRLGYVYDNLMVNVHMKNEKLVERGINVLQRVTGVDRETAIRTIKSAGKSIPIAVVMLKASVDKMEAVRRLQKSDGNVRRAIENAPLDL
- the lepB gene encoding signal peptidase I encodes the protein MNDTEQQNVEETTPVRKAVSWAWLRDVLASVAVSVFIILFLYQPVRVEGTSMVPMLQDQDRLFINKLAYHVGEIHPSDVVVFHYPRDLTKSYIKRVIALPGDRLRIEHGRVFVNDRLLKESYVPLRFADERSQPEMTVPANEYFVMGDHRSISSDSRDFGPVDRTLIYGKASFVYWPFDQAGVVH
- the tpiA gene encoding triose-phosphate isomerase — translated: MSTRKKIIAGNWKMYKTPRESLEFLNAFLPKVHDHERDEIIIFPTATSLSTVIDRVRGTHLRAGAQTMHWLNEGPYTGQTSPNMLTSIGATHVLLGHSERRLYANETYEHVNLKIKAAIVHDLIPVLCLGEQLVDRQGGFTRDIIMAQMGAALSNIPAENATQIVIAYEPVWAIGTGSTASPEIANEVHSIIRSQLEWVFNAEIANNARILYGGSVKPENSAALLTQPDIDGLLVGGASLDPACFAKIVHTKY